The genomic stretch CCCGGCCCACCTTGATCAGGTTGCGGATGTCGGTGCCGTCCATCACCACTGCGGTAACCAGGGCGTCGCCGAGCATCGAGTTGGCCTCGGCGACCGAGATCGGCCCGACTCCGGGGACCTCACAGATCTCGCCGGGCATGGTGTAACCCCGCATCATCGCCTCGTAGTCGAGCCGGACGTGGATCATGGCTCGGGGGCCAGGTTTGTCGTCTCCGGCGGTCCGGTCGTGGCCCGCCATCTCGACCAGGGCGTCGGCCAGCACCGCCCCCGAGGGTGCCCGGCCCTTGCGCCCCCGCTTGGACAACCGGTCGGACACCTTCTGGCGGTAGGGCTCGATCGCCGAGATGATCCGGGCCCCGGCTTCCGGGGTGAAGCTGCCCGAGAGGCGAAAGGCACCGTCGAGGTCGATCCAGTGCTTTAGGTAGCGGCGCTTGTGGGCCCTTTCGTGACGCTGCGCCTCGGAGGAGGCGGCGTGGCGGACCCGGGCGCACTCGGCCCGGAACTCCTCAAGCGAGGCGGCCTCGGCCAGGACCAGCAGTCCCTCCTCGGATTCGGGGTCGAGGGCGGCCGCAAAGGCCAGGTCGATGACCTTTTCTTCGGTCAGTGCCCCGGATCGAAACGCCTTGTCGGTCTCGGGAAGCTCGGGGAGCACCTCGGCGACCTCGAGCATGTTGCACTGATGCGAGATAGTGGTGCCGGCAACGGCAGCCATGAAGTGAGCGGTCGATTTGTGGTCGGTTTCGTACCACGCCCTGCAGTCGGCCAGCTGTTTGCCGGCCAGCGCCTTGGCCGCGTGCATCAGCCGCTCCCCCCGGCACAACCTCTCGTACAGCTCGAGCGACTGTGCCCGGTCCAGGCCCGAGGCGTCGAAGCCTTCCACGAAGGCCTGCAGCTGGCTGAGGATGTTCTCCAACCTTTCGAACATGTGTTCGATTCTAGAGATCAGGGGTGACAGAAAACCGCCCTGAACGACCATGAACAAGAAAACTTAGAAAATTCGGGACCCCGGTTCCACATCGGACGAAACGAACAGTGGGGTTGCCTGGCTCTGGTCGCCGGGGCTCTCCGGATGCGGCGCTCCGAGCACCAGGACCTCCGAGACGTACCGACCCATGGGCCGGCTGCCCAAGTTCACGCACGCAACCACGTTCCTTCCGACGAGTTCTTCTTCCCCGATGAGCGCGTACTGGCCGACCGAAGTTCTCGTCCCCAAGGGGCCGAGATCCAGCTCGAATACCCTTGAGGGCGCCCTCGTACCCTCAGCCATAGGGGCGCCGATCACCCGTGCGACACGCATGTCGACGTTCTCGAACTTCCCGAACGTTATCTGCGGTCTCATGGGCGAATCACTTGAAGCGGCCATGCCGGTCCCCCTCCTCGCTCGTCGCTGCCGCCCTAGTTACCGGCAGGCGGTAGCCTTTACAGATGGTTTTGCCCACCAACATCGCCGACCTTCGAACTTCCGGCTACGCCGACCGCAGCGTCAAGCAGGAGCTGAGCTCCAACCTGGCCCGCCGGCTCGGCGCCAAGCAGCCCATGTTCCGCTCAATCATGGGGTTCTCGGACTCCGTGCTCCCGACGCTGCAGCGGGGCATCCTCG from Actinomycetota bacterium encodes the following:
- a CDS encoding DUF222 domain-containing protein, whose amino-acid sequence is MFERLENILSQLQAFVEGFDASGLDRAQSLELYERLCRGERLMHAAKALAGKQLADCRAWYETDHKSTAHFMAAVAGTTISHQCNMLEVAEVLPELPETDKAFRSGALTEEKVIDLAFAAALDPESEEGLLVLAEAASLEEFRAECARVRHAASSEAQRHERAHKRRYLKHWIDLDGAFRLSGSFTPEAGARIISAIEPYRQKVSDRLSKRGRKGRAPSGAVLADALVEMAGHDRTAGDDKPGPRAMIHVRLDYEAMMRGYTMPGEICEVPGVGPISVAEANSMLGDALVTAVVMDGTDIRNLIKVGRVIPARLEAALIERDQCCVVPGAGSGTAWRSTTSSRSTGAGRPPCTTWAGCAGGTTT
- a CDS encoding tRNA-binding protein; the protein is MRPQITFGKFENVDMRVARVIGAPMAEGTRAPSRVFELDLGPLGTRTSVGQYALIGEEELVGRNVVACVNLGSRPMGRYVSEVLVLGAPHPESPGDQSQATPLFVSSDVEPGSRIF